GTGCCGCCGCCGGTGACGATCATGCGGAGTTGGCGGAGGTGCTGGGCGCTGTAGAGGGCCATGCGTTACCACTTCGGGTGGTGGGTGCCGGACGGGTCGAGGCAGTTTAGCCGCTCTTTCGGCACCGATTTCGCCCGATCTCGGGTTGCTATGCGAGGTGTTGGTCGGCCCCTTGGTCGATCAGCTGGGCGCACGCGGTGAAGTCGGCGGCGGTCTTCTCCCACGGGTCGGGTACGTCGGCGTCGGGGAGATAGAGGCGCAGCTTGAGCTGGTCGTCGGGATGGGCTTGCTCTCGCAGGCGCGTGAGGATCGACTGGTCCATTGCGAGGATGGTGTCGGCCCAGTGCAGCATCGCCGCGGTGAGTTGAACGCCGCGGTGGTCGGTGAGGTCGTAGCCGAGCGCCGTGGCGGCCTCGATCATCAGGGGGTGTGCGGGTTGGTCGACGA
Above is a genomic segment from Micromonospora sp. M71_S20 containing:
- a CDS encoding low molecular weight protein-tyrosine-phosphatase, which translates into the protein MVVCLGNHCRSPLAAAILATRGGDAVVVRSAALHAGRLVDQPAHPLMIEAATALGYDLTDHRGVQLTAAMLHWADTILAMDQSILTRLREQAHPDDQLKLRLYLPDADVPDPWEKTAADFTACAQLIDQGADQHLA